CGCATTCACTTATGCCATCAAAAGCTTTTCCGATGCGCGATTGCAAAAGGGAATCGAGCGCGCTCTGCGCCGCCTGGAAGGACGCGCGGGCTTTACCTTTAAACGCGGGGCAAATCCCGACGCCCAGTCCGCAACCTTGATGGTTGAATGCGAAAGCGCGGGAAGCGCGGTGCAATCCATCAACGAAGATGAATCCTATGAACTCGCGATTGCTGAAAAACAGGCGAATTTACGGGCGAAAACCGTCGTCGGCATTCTGCGCGGACTCGAAACTCTCTTGCAACTACAGGAAGCAGACCGCGACGGCTATTTCTTCGTCGGCGCAAAAATTCAGGATAAACCGCGATTTCCGTGGCGCGGTTTGTTGATTGATGTCGGGCGGCACTTCGAGCCGGTCGATGTCATCAAACGCAATCTTGACGGCATGGCGGCGATGAAATTGAATGTCTTCCACTGGCATCTGACCGAAGACCAGGGCTTTCGCGTCGAGGTGAAAAAATATCCCAGGCTGCACGAGATGGGTTCCGATGGATTGTATTACACGCAGGAAGAGATTCGCGAAGTGATTGCTTATGCGCGTGAGCGCGGCATTCGCGTAGTTCCCGAATTCGATATGCCGGGACACGTGACCAGTTGGTTGGTCGGGCATCCTGAGCTTGCAGCAATTCGTCAGGACTACATAATCGAACGACGATTCGGCATCTTCGATGGCGTCTTCGACCCGACGCGGGACGAAGTTTATAAATTCCTCGATAACTTTTTTAAAGAGATGGCGGCGCTTTTCCCTGATGAATACCTGCACATCGGCGGCGATGAAAATAACGGCGTGCATTGGTCGAAGAGTGAAAAAATTGTCGCCTTCAGAAAAACCAAAAACCTTGCCGACAATCACGCTTTGCAATCTTATTTCAATCAACGCCTCTTGAAAATTTTGATGAAGTACAAAAAGAAGATGGTCGGCTGGGATGAAATTCTGCATCCCGATTTGCCGAAAGATATTGTCGTGCAATCTTGGCGGGGCAAAAAATCTTTAGCCGAAGGCGCGAAACGCGGTTATCAGGGCATCCTCTCGAACGGCTATTATCTAGACCACATTCGCGCGGCTGAATATCATTACGCCAACGCCCCCGTTGATGAACAAAGCGGCATGAGTGAAGAAGAGGCAAAGCGCGTGCTTGGCGGCGAAGCCTGCATGTGGGGCGAGCACGTTAATGCGGATACGATTGATTCGCGCATCTGGTCGCGTATGCCAGCGGTTGCCGAACGCTTATGGTCGCCGCGTGAAATCAAAGATGTGCAGGATATGTATCGTCGGCTTGAAGTCGTCAGTGTGCAGCTTGAAGAACTCGGCTTGCTGCATGAAAAAAACGCGCAGATGATGATGCGCCGCCTGGCTGCGGGGAGAAGTATTGCGCCATTGCAGACTTTGGTTGAAGTGATTGAGCCTGTCGATTTCGGTACGCGGGCGCAGACGCCGCCGCCGACTACGCAGGAAACGCCGCTTACCAAACTCGTAGATACGGCGCGACCCGACCCCGCGAGCAAAAGACATTTTGCAGCCCTGGTTGACGGATGGCTCAGTGACCAGCCGCGTTTTGCGGAAAATCGCGAACGCCTGATGCAGACCTTAATGGGTTGGCGCGATAATCGTGAGCCGTTTGAAGCGTTGGTTGCGGGTTCTCCGGTCTTGCAGGAAGCCGAGCCCTTGGCGAAAAATCTGTCGGACATCGGCGCAATCGGGTTAGAGGCGATGAATTATTTATTGTCCGGCACGCCGCCGCCTGTGGCTTGGAAAGACGCGAAACTGGCTGTGTTAGATGAAGCCGCCAAACCCAAAGCCAAAGTTAAACTGGTGATTATCCCGGCGATGAAAAAATTAGTTACGGCTGCGGCAGAGGCGAGAAAATGAATAGCTGCCAAATCAATCAATGGAAAGGAAGAGGCTTTTTCTGCATTTCGGCTAAAGCCTCTTTTCTTTTCTATCTTCAATCCACCATAGAGTCGGTCGCTTCCAATGAATTGTCTTCAATAAAATCCTTTCAATGAATTGCCTCCAACTTTAGTTGGAGGATAAAAGGAAAAAGGAAACAGGCTTTAGCCAAATTTCAAAAAGTTTTCTTTGAGTGTTAGCACAAAAAATAGAAATCACACATCAGGGATTTGCCAGTCGATGGGGTCATAGCCGTGCTTGATTAACTTCGCGTTGATTTCCGAAAATGGTTTAGTGCCGGAAAAGTCTTTGAAAAAACTCATGGTCGTCGGATGGGAACGTTCGACCACTTGGTGACGCGCCAGGTCAATCAATTTTTTCTTGGCTTTCGCAGGATTGCC
This genomic window from Acidobacteriota bacterium contains:
- a CDS encoding family 20 glycosylhydrolase, encoding MKKNLSLLMILAMLSLLQIFAQASQKTYQHHLMPVPASVEFTQAKLAITPAFTYAIKSFSDARLQKGIERALRRLEGRAGFTFKRGANPDAQSATLMVECESAGSAVQSINEDESYELAIAEKQANLRAKTVVGILRGLETLLQLQEADRDGYFFVGAKIQDKPRFPWRGLLIDVGRHFEPVDVIKRNLDGMAAMKLNVFHWHLTEDQGFRVEVKKYPRLHEMGSDGLYYTQEEIREVIAYARERGIRVVPEFDMPGHVTSWLVGHPELAAIRQDYIIERRFGIFDGVFDPTRDEVYKFLDNFFKEMAALFPDEYLHIGGDENNGVHWSKSEKIVAFRKTKNLADNHALQSYFNQRLLKILMKYKKKMVGWDEILHPDLPKDIVVQSWRGKKSLAEGAKRGYQGILSNGYYLDHIRAAEYHYANAPVDEQSGMSEEEAKRVLGGEACMWGEHVNADTIDSRIWSRMPAVAERLWSPREIKDVQDMYRRLEVVSVQLEELGLLHEKNAQMMMRRLAAGRSIAPLQTLVEVIEPVDFGTRAQTPPPTTQETPLTKLVDTARPDPASKRHFAALVDGWLSDQPRFAENRERLMQTLMGWRDNREPFEALVAGSPVLQEAEPLAKNLSDIGAIGLEAMNYLLSGTPPPVAWKDAKLAVLDEAAKPKAKVKLVIIPAMKKLVTAAAEARK